The window ttttctttttcgtcacCCTTGTCATCCTCTTTCTCCTGTAATTTTACAAGATTTTACATTGcctcaataaaaataaactttattcaaCGATACCATTGTTTCATTTCCCACGCATTCTCcctttttaatttcgtaattagAATTCGACTTTAGATTAGTCGTGTACTCTTTCAGATTGAGGTCCAGCAAAGATTCCGAACGGGTCAGTTTCGATTCGTCGCCTGGATTTTCGAGAATACAATCCTACGATACGTAAAATACTGTTACATCCATAAATATACGTATCGAAAGTTCTCTTTACAGACCTGTATCATATCTTCTACGGACTTGTAAAGTACGTTATCCTCGTTATTAGATGGCTCTGCAACGTGTACACActttataaattctaataacaGTCTTAAGAAAGGAAGTTGCTCTCGTAGCGTACACTTTCCCTgcaaaacataatttttctcGTAACAGTAACTTTATCCGATTCGAATAGAACACGTACCAGCACGATGTTCCTGTTAGTACAGATCCCAATGTCAGAATAGTACTTGGAGAGCTTCGCtgcaaaatttacattaatattcaatGAACCAAACCTGTTATTTAACGATACATGGACGAAATACGtcgtgttttatttgttatgaATTTGTTATGAAACCTTCCAAGGCAGCGCCTTTTAAATTCTCCAACGTATTGGCTACCTTTGGAGATTTCTCAGTTAGGAGCCAAGATAACAAGGTAATACGATTTTCTCCACTGAGAACTGTCGCTTGTACATCTTCGCCAATCGCTGTTGTTATTTTAGGATAACGTATTTGCACTAGAGTATTGTAAATATCAGACATGATCTCTTTTGTATCATCCATCGCATATACAGTTATTCCTAACCTCTTTTGAAgatatttgtctaaattgaacGACAAACGATCTTTAAACTTCTTTATAATTGAGATTATAATTCTAAATGGTAATAAAACTTTTCGAGACTTTTGAATAACGTTTGAATCAGTTCATTGCTGTGATTGTTACGAATGAATGTAAACATCAAGAAAAGTTCCTAGGAAAGTCACTATGATCGATTTAGTAATCTAGTTATTACTATCCTAGTAACATTTCTATACTCAATTCTAAGTTCtttatactattatttttaaaagcacgattaagaattttgtaaactaaATTATCTGTGAATCTTTCCTATacatgcataaaaatccgcagtctagttattactaTCCTAGTAACATATCCTAGTAACATATCCTAGTAACATATCctagtttttttaaaaataaatttatgccCCATCCATTGGATAACCAATCGGTTTTCTGGATCGAAAGTGTATCAGGCTTTAAACAGGCCTTACGTCACGAACGTTTTTAAAGTGTAAATTCGATATTTGTAGTTGTCAAATCGGTCTATAATGGCTGGGATTAAAGGTTATTGGTCGTATGCTTGTCCGTCTATGCACGCAACATTTCTCGTtagatttaaacgaaaattacatTTCCTGTACGAGTTCGGCAAGAAagtcgaattaaaaatgatacgtCAAAACATAACCTTACTATTGTTTTTgtaactcgagatgtttctgtAAACGTACTGCCTGTGTTtacgaaatttgttttcgataCAGTCTCgcgaaagaatttcaattagcagacaatatgtttatattttcaccGAAAGAGCATcgttataaatttgtttactatCGTTTTTAactatactttttaaaatattttaggtaaAAGAAATTCCCCACTGTTCTTGCAAATCAGAGACGAATATTGCGATAAAGATTTCGTGTAACAtgattgtttataatttgaaattgaaagtgATATATCtgctatttatataaattatttttgtttttgttccaTGCGTTTAATGGGCTCCTTTAACGAACAGCGTAAGtgctgtaaaatatttatataattcatgtGGTGCGtattaatgtaaatgttataGAAAAGAAACCCTTTTATAGATTAGTAATTTTGGCATTCGCTGGGTCTGTCGGTATGACGTTTGTCATACTCAGCTGCGCGTTACCTGCATACAAGTAAGTACCGATGTTACATTTTAATCGATAAATCTGGTACTACATGGTACAAATTGcgttgtacaaatatatatttacgttAAAGTGATTAACTTTCATAATGTATTATCTCTAGAGTTTGGTGGCCATTTTTTGTTGTGTTATTCTATATATTGGCACCGCTTCCGACCATAATCGCACGTCGCTACACAGATGATGTAGGAAATACTGCCAATCCGTGTTTGGAATTGGCTATATTTATA of the Hylaeus volcanicus isolate JK05 unplaced genomic scaffold, UHH_iyHylVolc1.0_haploid 11324, whole genome shotgun sequence genome contains:
- the LOC128882379 gene encoding uncharacterized protein LOC128882379; the protein is MDDTKEIMSDIYNTLVQIRYPKITTAIGEDVQATVLSGENRITLLSWLLTEKSPKVANTLENLKGAALEAKLSKYYSDIGICTNRNIVLGKCTLREQLPFLRLLLEFIKCVHVAEPSNNEDNVLYKSVEDMIQDCILENPGDESKLTRSESLLDLNLKEYTTNLKSNSNYEIKKGECVGNETMEKEDDKGDEKENDINLLFNAEREKFIEAFSTIESWPMFKEINEENQKNTMTSMDDDIKDICSNFSTLTQFLQTKEEIYNANIPKQLSQINTPLNKIIKDVVVDIEEAVYACSNSH
- the LOC128882378 gene encoding leptin receptor overlapping transcript-like 1, with amino-acid sequence MRLMGSFNEQLILAFAGSVGMTFVILSCALPAYKVWWPFFVVLFYILAPLPTIIARRYTDDVGNTANPCLELAIFITMGFVVSSFALPIVLARSPAHDPVIQWGACYLTLAGNVVVYLTLIGLFVTFDIDDIDYNTW